CCGCATTACTTCGCCGGTATGACAGGCGGGAGGAAGTCGCTTGTTCCGGGGCTGACTGATTTCGCCACGGTCGAACGCAATCACAATCAGGCAATATCGCTGGATGCCGCGCCGTTGAGGCTAAAAGGGAACCCGGTTGCCGAGCACATGGCGTCGGTTCTCGACATGATGGGCGCCCGGAAGTTCTTCGGGATTCAGGCTGTTATCGACGCGTCAAAGAAAATGGCCGCTGTGTTTTTCGGAGATCTGAAGACCTCTTTCGAAAGCGCCTATGAGTATTCGTGCGCGATGTATGCCAATCGTGTCGATAGCTACTACGATACCGTCATTTGCGAAATGCTGCCTCCGCTGGACAATAATCTGTATCAGCTTCAGAAGGCGCTTGAAAACTGCCAGAGGGCGGTAAAAGATGGCGGCCGAATTATACTCGTGTCATCATGCGCCGGCGGAATAGGCTCTGAAAATTTCTACAGGCTGGCCGACAACTGGGATCGGGAAAAGAACGAGCCGAAGGATGGAGTTATCAGGTTTGGCTCACATAAGCTGTCACGGGTTAACGCGATGCAGCGTCGCATTGACGTGAGGGTGTATTCAACTTTGCCTGATGATACCGTGAGGCACGTTTTTTATGAGCCGCTTCACAGTCCGGACGAATGTTTTGCGTCAATAAACGTTGCTGAACATAAGATAGCCGTTGTCCGGGATGCCGGACATACTGTTTTGACAACTTAAAACTTAACTAAACACCATACCCAATTAGGGAGAGGTACCATGAACAAGAAGATAGCAGTTATCGGTGCCGGAAATGTAGGCGCCAGCACCGCCATGTATCTGGCCGAAGCAAATTTTGCCGACGTCGTAATGGTCGACATTATCGAAGGCGTACCGCAGGGCAAAGGTCTCGATCTCTCGCAGGCCGGGCCGGTCCGTGGGTACAATGCGATGGTTAAAGGCACGAACAAGTTCTCCGACCTTAAGGGT
The sequence above is a segment of the Candidatus Zixiibacteriota bacterium genome. Coding sequences within it:
- a CDS encoding lactate racemase domain-containing protein, encoding MLSGQTTESKQVVEMDIKLAYNAGEIVIHLPDDVSVTEYSPKLAPREVDLSTFRRGLSDAGGEELLASNSLLFVVNDGHRNTPTPRILSLLDQINPTVLDRASFVVACGTHEPPTEQHYLKIFGDHRERVEPRVRIHDCRDYSTMTKIGRDHFGEEVWLDSVLFEYDEVVMISSAEPHYFAGMTGGRKSLVPGLTDFATVERNHNQAISLDAAPLRLKGNPVAEHMASVLDMMGARKFFGIQAVIDASKKMAAVFFGDLKTSFESAYEYSCAMYANRVDSYYDTVICEMLPPLDNNLYQLQKALENCQRAVKDGGRIILVSSCAGGIGSENFYRLADNWDREKNEPKDGVIRFGSHKLSRVNAMQRRIDVRVYSTLPDDTVRHVFYEPLHSPDECFASINVAEHKIAVVRDAGHTVLTT